The Chelatococcus sp. HY11 genome includes a window with the following:
- a CDS encoding SDR family oxidoreductase codes for MAQMSNQARRIMLLTGASRGIGHATVKRFSAAGWRVITCSRHGFPEQCPWEMGPEDHIQVDLADTDNTAAAIAEIRHRLEAEGGVLHALVNNAAISPKGDGGSRLGALETSIEDWQRVFRVNFFAPIMLARGLADELANARGSVVNVTSIAGSRVHPFAGSAYATSKAALAALTREMAADFGPLGIRVNAISPGEIDTSILSPGTEKLIGQIPMRRLGTPDEVAKAIYFLCTDASSYVAGAELHINGGQHV; via the coding sequence ATGGCCCAGATGTCCAACCAAGCACGGCGCATCATGCTGCTGACGGGAGCCAGCCGCGGCATCGGCCACGCGACGGTCAAGCGTTTCTCGGCCGCAGGTTGGCGCGTCATCACCTGCTCGCGCCACGGGTTTCCGGAGCAATGCCCCTGGGAAATGGGGCCAGAGGATCACATCCAGGTCGACCTCGCCGACACTGACAATACCGCGGCCGCGATCGCCGAGATCCGGCATCGGCTCGAAGCCGAGGGCGGCGTGCTGCACGCGCTCGTCAACAACGCCGCCATTTCGCCCAAGGGCGACGGAGGCAGCCGGCTCGGCGCCCTCGAAACCTCGATCGAGGATTGGCAGCGCGTTTTCCGCGTGAATTTCTTCGCCCCTATCATGCTGGCGCGCGGGCTCGCTGATGAACTGGCGAACGCCCGCGGCTCGGTGGTCAACGTCACGTCCATTGCGGGCAGCCGTGTCCATCCTTTCGCCGGTTCGGCCTACGCGACATCAAAGGCGGCGCTCGCCGCCCTGACGCGGGAAATGGCGGCGGACTTCGGCCCCTTGGGCATTCGCGTCAACGCGATCTCACCGGGCGAGATCGACACGTCGATCCTCTCGCCAGGCACCGAGAAGCTCATCGGCCAGATCCCCATGCGCCGGCTCGGCACGCCGGACGAAGTCGCGAAAGCCATCTATTTCCTGTGCACGGACGCGTCGTCCTACGTGGCCGGCGCTGAATTGCACATCAACGGCGGCCAGCACGTCTGA
- a CDS encoding NUDIX hydrolase yields the protein MTASAGDPASGRENGRLYPAAPRLAASVAVFRDGKVLLAARRYPPMADVWSLPGGHVELGETLEAAALRELVEEVGVRATILGFAGHAEVIERDSTGVKRHFVVAAFAASWQSGEGAAIAEVAAVDWVDPYDLGERAVTPGLRDIVARAALIVERGAPIAGRHDGSI from the coding sequence ATGACCGCCTCCGCCGGAGACCCGGCCTCGGGCCGGGAGAACGGCCGGCTCTATCCGGCAGCGCCCCGGCTCGCGGCAAGCGTTGCGGTGTTTCGCGACGGCAAGGTCTTGCTCGCTGCGAGGCGATATCCACCCATGGCGGACGTCTGGAGCCTCCCGGGCGGCCACGTGGAACTTGGGGAAACCCTGGAAGCCGCCGCGCTGCGGGAGCTCGTGGAGGAAGTGGGCGTCAGGGCGACAATTCTCGGCTTCGCCGGTCATGCGGAGGTCATTGAGCGCGACAGCACGGGCGTAAAGCGCCATTTCGTCGTGGCAGCCTTTGCGGCAAGCTGGCAAAGCGGTGAAGGAGCCGCGATCGCGGAAGTCGCTGCGGTGGACTGGGTTGACCCGTATGATCTCGGGGAGCGGGCGGTCACACCGGGGTTGCGTGATATCGTGGCCCGCGCCGCTCTCATTGTTGAACGTGGCGCGCCGATAGCCGGGCGCCATGATGGGTCCATTTGA
- a CDS encoding Pls/PosA family non-ribosomal peptide synthetase: protein MSPSHTPEMKAEVVDLPSSCLFGDERPEFLRDETLSDIFSNTVRLRGYRIAIIDGAEVWSYSRVEAKANAIAYGLMAHGCGPGDVVGLWMPRGAALLIAQIAITKAGAAWLPFDADAPVERIAVCLADAKARGILTSADWASRLGGVDCPVWDGVAIADTTKSAPPEPRRRGLTPDHPAYLIYTSGSTGTPKGIVITHRNICHFLRSAGDVYGIDADDVVFQGASVAFDLSMEEIWVPYLVGATLFVATRAIMDDPERLPDVMAENGITVLDTVPTLLSMLTRDIPSLRLIILGGEACPPSVATRWSAPGRRIVNSYGPTEATVVATLADVHPGEVVTIGRPLPNYSCYIVDEDLNLLPVGLPGELLIGGPGVAQGYLARPELTAQKFIANPFAGQDPILYRSGDAASIDEMGRIHFHGRIDDQVKIRGFRVELGEIEARLVAEPGVARAAVVLRTDNDIERLVGFVVQHPDAVMTGAGLRLALGASLPAYMVPSHIEMVGELPTMSSGKIDRKVLRAMPLAAATAEVDDEPRSETEATLMAAAKRVFPNTAIPLDADFFMELGGHSLIAARFVSAVRETPALAGLTLNDVYGQRTLRAMAANLDLRRPAGPSAEPLDLSFTPPPLLRRFLCGLAQAAVLPFILALMTAQWLGVFVSYMLITAADAPFLVDASTFLGVYVAINIATVAIVIAGKWLVMGRTKPGRYPLWGTYYFRWWLTQRLLSLVHMKWFQGSPIMRVYLRALGAKVGDDALISEFEVGAIDLVTIGAGASTGGKVKFANAEVVGNELIIGEIAVGERAYIGTSCVIGRNVDVGTGVELADLSSVGEGTTIPAYESWDGSPARQVGMVNPAELSQPPAASGVRRRINAVVYMLALLVLPPISLLPIFPAFYLFDRLDEIFGAAVHVNYLYYVPFLAWPTAMALIGVTVMLIVALRWIVLPRVTPGTYSVHSGFYLRKWTVALAAEVTLETLSSLYATVYMRGWYRLMGAKIGKDAEISTNLAGRYDLTEIGEKCFIADEVVLGDEDIRDGWMTLRPIKTGARVFVGNDAVVPPGAVIPEGALIGIKSKPPANEAMTAGDTWFGSPPIRLPVRQTFGDVGATWTYEPSRWRRLGRGVFEAFHLSLPMALFITFGTYAVEVLGPAALDGRYGTAALLFVASSVVISCAMMLVVAGIKWALMGTYRPVVKPMWSWWAMRTEAVAVMYWGLAGKVLLDHLRGTPFLPWALRVFGCKIGEGVFLDTTDVTEFDCVHVGKFTVINGLSALQTHLYEDRVMKVGCVRIGKGVSIGAGSTVLYATTVGDFARLSPLTLVMKGEAIPAHSAWCGAPAEPKVQAVPAAASIHQAALAA from the coding sequence ATGTCGCCCAGCCATACGCCTGAAATGAAAGCGGAAGTCGTTGATCTCCCGAGTTCGTGTCTTTTTGGAGACGAGCGGCCGGAGTTTCTGCGCGATGAGACGCTGAGCGATATTTTTAGCAATACCGTGCGCCTGCGGGGCTACCGGATCGCCATCATCGATGGCGCGGAGGTATGGAGCTACAGCCGCGTGGAGGCTAAGGCCAATGCCATCGCCTACGGCTTGATGGCGCATGGCTGTGGTCCGGGTGATGTGGTCGGTCTGTGGATGCCGCGAGGGGCCGCGTTGCTCATTGCGCAGATCGCCATCACGAAGGCGGGGGCTGCCTGGCTGCCGTTCGACGCCGACGCGCCGGTCGAGCGCATCGCCGTGTGTCTTGCCGACGCGAAGGCGAGAGGCATACTGACTTCGGCGGATTGGGCGTCGCGTCTCGGTGGCGTTGATTGCCCCGTCTGGGATGGGGTCGCCATCGCAGATACCACCAAGAGCGCGCCGCCAGAGCCGCGCCGCCGTGGCCTGACGCCCGATCACCCGGCCTACCTCATTTACACCTCGGGTTCGACGGGGACGCCCAAAGGCATCGTCATCACCCACCGCAACATCTGCCATTTTCTGCGTTCGGCCGGTGACGTCTACGGTATAGATGCGGACGACGTCGTCTTTCAGGGCGCGTCGGTCGCCTTCGACCTCAGCATGGAAGAAATCTGGGTTCCTTATCTCGTTGGAGCCACCCTCTTCGTGGCGACCCGCGCGATCATGGACGATCCCGAGCGGCTTCCCGACGTGATGGCTGAGAACGGCATCACCGTGCTCGATACGGTGCCGACCCTCTTGTCGATGCTCACCCGCGACATTCCAAGCCTCAGGCTGATCATTCTGGGTGGCGAAGCCTGCCCGCCGTCGGTTGCCACCCGCTGGTCGGCGCCCGGCCGGCGGATCGTCAACAGCTACGGACCGACGGAAGCGACCGTGGTGGCGACGCTTGCCGACGTGCACCCGGGAGAGGTGGTCACTATCGGCCGCCCCCTGCCGAACTACAGCTGCTACATCGTCGATGAGGACCTCAATCTCCTGCCGGTCGGCCTGCCTGGCGAACTCCTGATCGGGGGACCCGGCGTGGCGCAGGGATATCTCGCGCGGCCGGAACTGACGGCGCAGAAGTTCATCGCCAATCCATTCGCGGGCCAGGACCCGATCCTCTATCGCTCGGGCGATGCCGCGAGCATCGACGAGATGGGCCGCATTCATTTCCATGGCCGTATCGACGATCAGGTCAAGATCCGTGGCTTCCGTGTGGAGCTTGGGGAAATCGAGGCGCGGCTGGTCGCCGAGCCCGGCGTGGCGCGGGCGGCCGTCGTGCTGCGGACCGACAATGACATTGAGCGCCTCGTCGGCTTCGTCGTGCAGCATCCCGACGCGGTGATGACGGGTGCGGGGCTTCGCCTTGCCCTCGGCGCGAGCCTGCCGGCCTACATGGTGCCCTCGCATATCGAGATGGTCGGTGAATTGCCGACGATGTCGTCCGGCAAGATCGACCGCAAGGTCCTGCGGGCCATGCCGCTGGCCGCCGCGACCGCCGAGGTCGATGACGAGCCGCGGAGCGAGACCGAGGCGACCCTCATGGCAGCGGCGAAACGGGTGTTCCCGAATACCGCGATTCCGCTCGACGCCGATTTCTTCATGGAGCTTGGTGGCCATTCGTTGATTGCCGCCCGCTTCGTGTCGGCGGTGCGCGAGACGCCGGCGCTGGCGGGGCTCACCCTCAACGACGTCTATGGACAGCGCACGCTGCGCGCGATGGCGGCAAATCTCGATCTGCGCCGTCCGGCCGGGCCTTCGGCTGAGCCTCTCGATCTCAGCTTCACGCCGCCGCCTCTCTTGCGCCGTTTCCTCTGTGGTCTCGCCCAGGCGGCGGTCCTTCCATTCATTCTGGCACTGATGACCGCGCAATGGCTCGGCGTTTTCGTCAGTTACATGCTGATCACGGCGGCGGATGCGCCCTTCCTCGTCGATGCCTCGACGTTTCTGGGTGTCTATGTCGCGATCAATATCGCCACGGTGGCGATCGTGATCGCTGGCAAATGGCTGGTGATGGGCCGCACCAAACCGGGTCGTTACCCCCTATGGGGCACCTATTATTTTCGCTGGTGGCTGACCCAGCGCCTCCTCTCCCTCGTCCACATGAAGTGGTTCCAGGGCTCGCCGATCATGCGGGTGTACCTCAGGGCGCTCGGCGCGAAGGTCGGGGACGACGCGCTGATCAGCGAATTCGAGGTCGGCGCCATTGATCTTGTGACGATCGGCGCAGGCGCGTCCACGGGCGGCAAGGTGAAGTTCGCGAACGCGGAAGTCGTCGGCAATGAGCTCATCATCGGGGAGATCGCCGTCGGCGAGCGCGCCTATATCGGTACCTCGTGCGTGATCGGCCGGAATGTCGATGTCGGGACAGGCGTCGAACTCGCCGATCTCTCATCCGTCGGCGAAGGCACAACCATTCCAGCCTATGAGAGCTGGGACGGATCGCCGGCGAGGCAGGTCGGGATGGTCAATCCCGCTGAACTGAGCCAGCCGCCGGCTGCGAGCGGTGTCCGCAGGCGTATCAACGCCGTCGTGTATATGCTCGCACTTCTCGTGCTGCCGCCGATCAGCCTCCTGCCGATCTTCCCGGCCTTCTATCTGTTTGACCGGCTCGACGAGATTTTCGGCGCGGCCGTCCATGTGAACTATCTCTACTATGTGCCGTTCCTGGCCTGGCCGACGGCGATGGCGCTCATCGGCGTGACGGTGATGCTGATTGTCGCGCTGCGGTGGATCGTGCTGCCGCGCGTCACCCCCGGCACCTATTCCGTCCATAGCGGCTTCTACCTGCGCAAATGGACCGTGGCGCTGGCCGCCGAGGTGACGCTCGAGACGCTCTCGTCGCTTTATGCCACCGTCTATATGCGCGGCTGGTACCGCCTGATGGGCGCCAAGATCGGCAAGGACGCGGAGATCTCGACCAATCTCGCCGGCCGCTACGACCTCACCGAGATCGGCGAGAAATGTTTCATCGCCGACGAGGTGGTGCTGGGCGACGAGGATATCCGGGACGGATGGATGACGTTGCGGCCCATCAAGACCGGCGCGCGTGTGTTCGTGGGCAACGACGCGGTTGTTCCTCCCGGCGCGGTGATTCCTGAAGGCGCCTTGATCGGCATCAAATCCAAGCCGCCGGCTAATGAAGCCATGACGGCGGGCGATACCTGGTTCGGCAGCCCACCGATCCGCCTGCCGGTCCGCCAGACCTTCGGCGATGTCGGCGCCACATGGACCTATGAGCCTTCGCGTTGGCGCCGCCTCGGCCGTGGTGTGTTCGAGGCCTTCCACCTGTCCTTGCCGATGGCCCTGTTCATCACCTTCGGCACCTACGCGGTGGAGGTGCTGGGGCCCGCGGCGCTCGACGGCCGCTACGGCACGGCGGCGCTCCTGTTCGTGGCGTCCAGCGTGGTGATTTCCTGCGCGATGATGCTCGTCGTGGCGGGCATCAAATGGGCACTGATGGGCACCTACCGTCCAGTCGTGAAGCCCATGTGGTCATGGTGGGCCATGCGTACGGAGGCGGTCGCCGTGATGTACTGGGGCCTCGCCGGCAAGGTGCTCCTGGACCATCTGCGCGGCACGCCGTTCCTGCCATGGGCGCTGCGCGTGTTCGGCTGCAAGATCGGTGAGGGCGTATTCCTCGACACGACCGACGTCACCGAGTTCGATTGCGTGCATGTCGGTAAATTTACCGTCATCAATGGCCTGTCCGCCCTGCAGACCCATCTCTATGAGGACCGGGTCATGAAGGTCGGATGTGTCCGTATCGGCAAGGGCGTCAGCATCGGCGCGGGATCGACGGTGCTCTATGCCACGACGGTCGGCGACTTCGCGCGCCTCAGCCCCCTGACCCTCGTCATGAAAGGCGAGGCTATCCCGGCGCACAGCGCCTGGTGCGGAGCGCCCGCGGAGCCGAAGGTGCAAGCGGTGCCCGCGGCCGCATCAATCCATCAGGCCGCTCTCGCGGCCTGA
- the fabI gene encoding enoyl-ACP reductase FabI, whose product MADNTQSTSSILSGKRGLIMGVANNRSIAWGIARAARAHGAELALTYQGDALKKRVEPLAAELGAFVAGHCDVTDGATIDAVFAAIEEKWGKLDFIVHAIAFSDKDELTGRYLDTSEENFTKSLLISCYSLTAVAQRAEKLMTDGGSILTLTYYGAEKWMPHYNVMGVAKAALEASVRYLAADLGPQNIRVNAISAGPIKTLAASGIGDFRYILKWNEYNSPLRRTVTIEEVGESAAFLLSDMGRGITGEVTHVDAGYHVVGMKNPDAPDIVLGKD is encoded by the coding sequence ATGGCTGATAACACCCAAAGCACTTCGTCCATCCTCTCCGGTAAACGCGGATTGATCATGGGGGTTGCCAACAACCGCTCGATTGCCTGGGGTATTGCCAGGGCCGCCCGTGCCCATGGTGCAGAGCTTGCCCTGACCTATCAGGGCGACGCGCTGAAGAAGCGCGTGGAGCCGTTGGCCGCCGAACTCGGGGCCTTCGTCGCCGGCCATTGCGACGTCACGGACGGTGCCACCATCGACGCTGTCTTCGCGGCGATCGAGGAAAAATGGGGCAAGCTCGATTTCATCGTGCATGCCATCGCCTTCTCCGACAAGGACGAGCTGACCGGGCGCTATCTCGACACGAGCGAGGAGAACTTCACCAAGTCGCTGCTCATCTCCTGCTATTCGCTGACGGCGGTGGCCCAGCGGGCGGAGAAGCTGATGACCGACGGTGGCTCCATCCTGACGCTGACCTACTACGGCGCCGAGAAATGGATGCCCCATTATAATGTCATGGGCGTCGCCAAGGCAGCGCTAGAGGCGAGCGTTCGCTATCTGGCGGCCGATCTCGGCCCGCAGAACATCCGCGTCAACGCGATCTCGGCCGGGCCGATCAAGACGCTCGCGGCCTCCGGCATCGGCGATTTCCGCTACATCCTGAAGTGGAACGAGTACAACTCGCCCCTGAGACGCACGGTTACCATCGAGGAGGTGGGCGAAAGCGCTGCCTTCCTGCTCTCCGACATGGGACGCGGCATCACCGGCGAGGTGACCCATGTGGACGCGGGCTACCATGTCGTCGGCATGAAGAACCCCGACGCGCCCGATATCGTGCTCGGCAAGGATTGA
- a CDS encoding RT0821/Lpp0805 family surface protein has protein sequence MRSLSVLDYKGNSKRGEARQTIRRPVLAFSAIAISLIAGGCSLSFPVAGLMDDDVTASVPTAAQQPSPLSPELTAEDWRRAKSAMAVALDPIGNGEAAPWSNPETALSGSFAPAGQPYVKGDDVCRDFFADLVLQTGPRKLQGKACRPSGGEWSVVEAGPAKKPT, from the coding sequence ATGCGCAGTCTGTCAGTGCTGGATTATAAGGGAAATAGCAAGCGTGGCGAGGCAAGGCAGACAATAAGGCGGCCTGTTCTGGCGTTCAGCGCTATCGCTATTTCACTTATCGCTGGTGGCTGCAGCCTTTCTTTTCCCGTTGCTGGCCTGATGGACGACGACGTCACGGCTTCGGTCCCGACGGCGGCCCAGCAGCCTTCACCGCTTTCACCGGAATTGACGGCGGAGGACTGGCGCCGGGCGAAAAGCGCGATGGCCGTTGCCCTCGACCCTATCGGCAACGGTGAAGCGGCCCCATGGAGCAATCCGGAGACGGCGTTGTCCGGCAGTTTCGCGCCTGCCGGTCAGCCGTATGTCAAGGGCGATGACGTCTGCCGCGATTTTTTTGCGGATCTCGTCTTGCAGACCGGGCCGCGAAAGCTGCAAGGTAAGGCGTGCCGTCCATCGGGAGGAGAATGGTCGGTCGTTGAGGCCGGGCCGGCAAAAAAGCCGACATAA
- the pdxH gene encoding pyridoxamine 5'-phosphate oxidase, producing the protein MEPLISRDFSGDNDPFQLFSSWLRDAEASEPNDPNAMALATVDSDGLPDLRMVLLKGHDEQGFVFYTNEDSAKGRELTDNPRAALLFHWKSLRRQVRVRGPVEAVPDAESDEYFASRPRGSQIGAWASKQSQPLESRFALEKAVASFTAKFGLGAVPRPPHWHGFRLVPSAIEFWHDRPFRLHDRIRFSRSAKDAPWSKDRLYP; encoded by the coding sequence TTGGAACCGTTAATTAGCCGTGACTTTTCGGGCGACAACGACCCTTTCCAGCTCTTTTCATCCTGGCTGAGGGACGCAGAGGCGAGCGAGCCGAATGATCCAAACGCGATGGCCCTCGCGACGGTTGACAGTGACGGTTTGCCAGACCTCAGGATGGTCCTTCTGAAGGGGCATGACGAACAGGGGTTCGTCTTCTACACCAACGAGGACAGCGCCAAGGGGCGGGAACTCACGGACAATCCGCGCGCCGCGCTGCTGTTCCACTGGAAGAGCCTGCGCCGCCAAGTCCGCGTGCGCGGCCCGGTCGAGGCCGTCCCGGACGCAGAATCGGATGAATATTTCGCGTCCAGGCCCCGCGGCAGCCAGATCGGCGCCTGGGCCTCGAAGCAGTCACAGCCCCTCGAGAGCCGCTTCGCCCTTGAAAAGGCGGTTGCGAGCTTCACGGCTAAGTTCGGCCTCGGCGCGGTGCCTCGGCCGCCGCACTGGCACGGTTTCCGGCTCGTGCCATCGGCCATCGAGTTCTGGCACGATCGCCCGTTCCGGCTGCATGACCGCATCCGCTTTTCCCGCAGCGCGAAGGATGCGCCGTGGAGCAAGGACCGGCTCTACCCCTGA
- a CDS encoding histidine phosphatase family protein: MAPTIYFVRHGETDWNAEGRLQGQRDTSLNDRGRRQADEVGRFLPDLVPGFAELDYVASPLSRTRETMERLRAAAGLPVDDFRRDERLREVSFGIWEGMTWKEVRSRDNAGAAARDKDRFGFMPRNGESYVMVVERLRPFIADITRDTLVVSHGGVARALLTMLTDLSTAEAPSVPIWQGRVLVFRDGAAHWTPES, encoded by the coding sequence GTGGCCCCGACGATCTATTTCGTCCGCCACGGCGAGACCGACTGGAATGCGGAGGGTCGCCTGCAAGGGCAGCGTGATACATCGCTGAACGATCGTGGACGCCGCCAGGCGGACGAGGTTGGGCGCTTCCTGCCGGATCTGGTGCCCGGCTTCGCCGAGCTCGACTATGTCGCGAGCCCCCTTTCGCGCACCCGCGAGACGATGGAGCGCCTGCGGGCTGCCGCCGGCCTTCCGGTCGACGATTTCCGCCGGGACGAGCGTTTGCGGGAAGTCTCCTTCGGCATCTGGGAAGGTATGACCTGGAAAGAGGTCCGCTCCCGCGACAATGCCGGTGCTGCCGCCCGCGACAAGGACCGCTTCGGCTTCATGCCGCGTAACGGCGAGAGCTACGTGATGGTCGTCGAACGGCTGAGGCCGTTCATCGCGGATATCACGCGGGATACCCTTGTGGTCTCGCATGGCGGTGTCGCACGCGCGCTCCTGACAATGTTGACGGATCTCTCCACGGCCGAGGCCCCCTCGGTGCCAATCTGGCAGGGGCGGGTGCTGGTCTTCCGCGATGGCGCCGCCCATTGGACCCCGGAAAGCTGA
- a CDS encoding J domain-containing protein: MRDPYDILGLSKTATEADIKKAFRRLAKTYHPDRNTSDPKAQEKFSELTAAYDLLSDSEKRGQFDRGEIDAEGKPRFQGFEGFGAGPHDGGFENFNFSTGGGHGFRRSTGGFDPQDIFADLFGEGAGRSGAAGGQRARRQPPRGQDVAASLTVSLEDAVSGAKRRILLPPNREIEVTIPKGITDGKVIRLKGLGEQSPFGGEAGDALLTVHIAPHERFKVDGTTLRTRLPVKLEDAVLGATVRVPTLQGAVDMTIPPRSSGGRNFRLRGKGLPTKDGAGDLIVTIDIELPKEPDLELESLMRKRRADTEQTAD, translated from the coding sequence ATGCGCGACCCTTATGATATTCTCGGGCTCAGTAAAACGGCGACCGAGGCGGACATCAAGAAGGCGTTTCGGCGCCTTGCCAAGACCTATCATCCTGATCGCAACACGAGCGACCCCAAGGCGCAGGAAAAATTCTCCGAGCTGACGGCGGCTTATGACCTGTTGAGCGACAGCGAGAAGCGCGGCCAGTTCGACCGTGGCGAGATCGATGCCGAGGGCAAGCCCCGCTTCCAAGGATTCGAGGGTTTTGGCGCGGGTCCCCATGACGGCGGCTTTGAGAACTTCAACTTCTCGACCGGCGGTGGCCATGGTTTCCGCCGTTCGACCGGTGGCTTCGATCCCCAGGATATATTTGCTGACCTGTTCGGGGAGGGGGCGGGGCGTTCCGGCGCAGCCGGCGGCCAGCGCGCCCGCCGCCAGCCGCCACGCGGTCAGGATGTCGCCGCGAGCCTGACTGTCTCGCTGGAAGACGCCGTGTCCGGCGCCAAGCGCCGCATCTTGCTGCCGCCGAACCGAGAGATCGAAGTCACGATCCCCAAGGGCATCACGGACGGCAAGGTCATTCGCCTGAAGGGTCTCGGTGAGCAAAGCCCGTTCGGCGGCGAGGCGGGCGACGCGTTGCTGACGGTTCACATCGCGCCCCATGAGCGCTTCAAGGTGGATGGGACGACCCTGCGCACGCGCCTGCCGGTCAAGCTGGAGGATGCTGTTCTCGGGGCGACGGTCCGCGTGCCCACCCTGCAAGGCGCGGTCGACATGACCATCCCGCCACGTTCGAGCGGGGGACGCAATTTCCGCCTGCGCGGCAAGGGCCTTCCGACGAAGGACGGAGCTGGCGACCTGATCGTCACGATCGATATCGAGCTGCCGAAGGAGCCGGATCTCGAGCTTGAGAGCCTGATGCGCAAACGCCGCGCCGATACAGAGCAGACCGCCGATTGA
- a CDS encoding potassium transporter Kup gives MSHAVAGQQTNAGAASTHQAGASPQSLLALALGTAGVVYGDIGTSPLYAFREALAHAGPGGLENKVLGVLSLILWTLALVVTVKYVIVLLRADNNGEGGTLSLVALLQHAKGGRSGFVILLGIIGAALFYGDAVITPAISVLSAVEGLKLITPVFEPYILPLTVVLLVAIFAIQYRGTARVAALFGPIMVVWFLILAVGGLGGLVSNPEVLAALDPRFGIAFLAEHGTIGFVTLGAVFLAVTGAEALYADLGHFGRAPIRLTWLGLVFPALALNYLGQAAVVLDDPSAASDPFFLLFPEWALIPVVVCATGATVIASQAVITGAFSLSRQAIQLGLIPRLTISHTSDSHAGQIYMPRINMMLLVGVLCAVFAFRSSAGLASAYGIAVTGTMVVTTMLAFLVVWRVWRWSFLATAALFSPLFVLDVTFLSANLSKMGHGGLFPLVVSAGLIVVMLTWRRGVRVVSEKTRHAEVSMEELARLLELSHPHRVKGTAVFLTGEPETAPRALLHNLKHNKVLHEKNVILTVTTSDRPRVPDAERIEITPVNDDFTQVTMTFGYAETPNVPQGLAIARTCGWRSDIMSTSFFLSRRSLRRGPQSKLPRWQAALFIHLARNAADATDFFQIPTGRTLEVGVQVPL, from the coding sequence ATGTCTCATGCCGTAGCCGGCCAGCAAACCAATGCCGGCGCCGCGTCGACGCACCAGGCAGGCGCGTCGCCCCAGTCCCTCCTCGCGCTCGCGCTCGGAACCGCAGGGGTCGTCTATGGCGATATCGGCACGAGCCCCCTCTATGCCTTTCGTGAGGCGCTGGCCCATGCCGGGCCGGGCGGACTGGAGAACAAGGTCCTCGGCGTGCTTTCGCTGATCCTGTGGACGCTCGCCCTCGTCGTCACCGTTAAATATGTGATCGTGCTGCTGCGTGCCGACAACAATGGCGAGGGTGGAACGCTGTCCCTGGTGGCGCTTCTGCAGCATGCGAAAGGCGGCCGCAGTGGTTTCGTCATCCTGCTCGGCATCATCGGCGCTGCTCTGTTCTATGGCGATGCTGTCATCACGCCGGCGATTTCCGTGCTCTCGGCCGTGGAAGGCCTGAAGCTGATCACGCCGGTATTCGAGCCCTATATCCTGCCGCTGACGGTCGTTCTACTCGTTGCGATTTTTGCCATTCAGTATCGGGGCACGGCACGCGTCGCCGCGCTGTTCGGGCCGATCATGGTGGTCTGGTTCCTGATCCTTGCAGTGGGCGGGCTTGGCGGCCTCGTGTCGAACCCGGAGGTGCTGGCCGCGCTTGATCCGCGCTTCGGGATCGCGTTCCTTGCCGAGCACGGCACGATCGGCTTCGTCACTCTCGGCGCGGTCTTCCTCGCCGTCACGGGCGCTGAAGCGCTCTACGCGGATCTCGGGCATTTCGGCCGGGCACCCATCCGGCTGACGTGGCTCGGGCTCGTCTTCCCGGCGCTCGCCCTCAACTACCTCGGGCAGGCCGCCGTCGTTCTGGACGATCCGAGCGCCGCGTCCGATCCGTTCTTTCTTCTCTTTCCCGAGTGGGCTCTCATCCCGGTCGTCGTGTGCGCGACGGGCGCCACTGTCATCGCGTCGCAAGCGGTGATCACCGGCGCATTCTCCCTCAGCCGCCAGGCCATTCAGCTCGGCCTTATCCCGCGCCTCACGATCAGCCACACGTCCGATAGCCATGCCGGGCAGATCTACATGCCGCGCATCAACATGATGCTGCTCGTCGGCGTGCTCTGCGCGGTCTTCGCCTTCCGCTCCTCGGCGGGCCTCGCATCCGCCTATGGCATCGCCGTGACCGGCACGATGGTCGTCACGACCATGCTCGCCTTCCTCGTCGTCTGGCGGGTCTGGCGCTGGAGCTTCCTCGCCACGGCCGCCCTGTTTTCACCGCTGTTCGTGCTCGACGTCACTTTCCTCTCCGCCAACCTCAGCAAGATGGGCCACGGCGGTCTCTTCCCGCTCGTCGTCAGCGCCGGCCTCATCGTCGTGATGCTGACCTGGCGGCGCGGGGTGCGGGTGGTCTCCGAGAAAACGCGCCATGCGGAAGTCTCGATGGAGGAACTGGCACGGCTGCTGGAACTCAGCCATCCGCATCGCGTCAAGGGCACCGCCGTGTTCCTGACCGGCGAGCCGGAGACCGCTCCGCGCGCGTTGTTGCACAATCTCAAGCACAACAAGGTCCTGCATGAGAAGAACGTCATCCTGACGGTGACGACGTCGGATCGTCCACGCGTTCCCGACGCGGAGCGCATTGAGATCACCCCCGTCAACGACGATTTCACGCAGGTCACCATGACCTTCGGCTATGCGGAAACGCCGAACGTGCCCCAAGGCCTCGCCATCGCACGGACATGCGGCTGGCGCAGCGACATCATGTCGACGTCGTTCTTCCTGTCGCGACGCTCGTTGCGGCGGGGGCCGCAATCGAAACTGCCGCGCTGGCAGGCCGCGCTGTTCATCCATCTGGCGCGCAATGCGGCTGATGCGACGGACTTCTTCCAGATCCCCACCGGCCGCACCCTGGAAGTGGGTGTGCAGGTGCCCCTGTAG